Part of the Georgenia sp. TF02-10 genome, CATGAGCGGCGGCTCGCCGACCGCCTTGGAGCCGTAGACGACGCCGGACTCGGTGGCCCGCTCGAAGAGGTGGACGTGGAACTCCTCGGGCATCTCCGAGAAGCTCGGCAGCTTGTACGTGCTCGCCGCCTGGGTGGCGAGGCGGCCGCGGGCCGGGCCGTCGGCGAGGTCCCAGCGCAGCTCCTCCAGGGTCAGCCACCCGGTGCCCTGGACGAACCCGCCCTCGATCTGGCCCAGGTCGACCAGCGGGGAGAGGCTGTCCCCGACGTCGTGCACGATGTCGGTGCGCAGCAGCCGGTAGGCGCCGGTGAAGGCGTCCACCTCCACCTCCGAGGCGGCCGCGCCGTAGGCGAAGTACTTGAACGGCTCGCCCTGCATCCGGGCCGAGTCCCAGTGCAGGCCCTCGGTGCGGTAGTACCCGGCGGCGAAGAGCGGGACCCGCTGGGCGTAGGCGTCGCCCACCACGTCGGCGAAGGCCAGGTCCCGGTCCTCGAAGCCGATGCCGGTCACCCGGCCATCGACGAAGCGGACGTCGTCGGGGTGGATGCCCAGCCGGCGGGCGGCGACCTCGGCAAGCCGGTCCCGGACCTGCTCGCAGGCGTCCTTCACCGCCCCGCCGTTGAGGTCCGCGCCGGAGCTGGCGGCGGTGGCGGAGGTGTTCGGCACCTTGTCGGTGCGGGTCGGGGCCAGGCGGATCGCCGCGAGCGGCACGCCCAGCGCGGTGGCGGCCACCTGCCGCATCTTGGTGTGCAGGCCCTGGCCCATCTCGGTGCCGCCGTGGTTGATCAGCACCGAGCCGTCCTTGTACACGTGCACCAGCGCGCCGGCCTGGTTGAAGGCGGTGAGGTTGAAGGAGATCCCGAACTTCACCGGGGTCATCGCCAGCCCCCGCCGCAGGTGCGGGTGGGCGGCGTTGAACGCTTCGATCTCCCGCCGGCGCCGGGCGACGTCGGCCCGCTCGGCGAGCAGGTCCCAGATCGCGTGCAGCCGCTCGGCGTGCCGGACCGGCTGGCCGTACGGGGTGGCCTGGCCGGGGGCGTAGAAGTTGCGCCGGCGCAGCTCGGCGGGGTCCAGGCCGAGCAGCGGGGCGCACCGGCCGAGGATGTCCTCGATGACGAGCATGCCCTGCGGGCCGCCGAAGCCGCGGAAGGCGGTCTGGGAGGTCTTGTTGGTCCGGGCGATCCGGCCGTGGACCTCGACGTCGGGGACGAAGTAGGCGTTGTCGACGTGGCACAGGGCGCGGGTGAGGACGGGCTCGGACAGGTCCAGGCTCCACCCGCCGTCGGAGGTCAGGGTGGCCCGCAGCGCCAGCAGGTGCCCGGCGTCGTCGAAGCCGACCTCCCAGGTGGCGTGGAAGGGGTGCCGCTTGCCGGTCATGGTGATGTCCTGGGTCCGGTTGAGCCGGACCCGGACCGGGCGGCCGGTGCGGACCGCGCCGAGTGCGGCGACGGCGGCCAGGCCGTGCGGCTGCATCTCCTTGCCGCCGAACCCCCCGCCCATCCGCAGGCACTGCACGGTCACCTCGTGGCTGTGCAGGCCGAGGACGTGGGCGACGATCTCCTGGGTCTCGGTGGGGTGCTGGGTGGAGGACTGGACGAACACCTGCCCGGCCTCGTCCACCTGGGCCAGCGCGGCGTGGGTCTCCAGGTAGAAGTGCTCCTGCCCGCCGAGCTCGAGCTCGCCGGTGAACCGGTGGGCGGCGCGGGCCAGGGCCCCGGCGGCGTCGCCGCGGCCGACCGTGGGCCGGTAGTCCTGGAAGCTCTCCGCGGCGATGGCCTCGGCCAGGGTGAGCAGGGCGGGCAGCGGGGCGTACTCCACCTCCACCGCGGCGGCGCCCAGCCGGGCGGCCTCGAGGGACTCCGCCAGCACCCAGCACACCGCGTGGCCGTGGTAGGCGACCTCGGTGGGGAAGAGCGGCTCGTCGCCCTTGGTGCCGGCGTCGTTGACGCCGGGGACCTCGGCGGCGGTGAGCACGTCCACC contains:
- the xdhB gene encoding xanthine dehydrogenase molybdopterin binding subunit, yielding MRSLAERPVSPVVGQAVAHESAALHVTGTALYTDDLIGRAPGVLHAWPVQAPHAHARVTALRTDPARAVPGVVDVLTAAEVPGVNDAGTKGDEPLFPTEVAYHGHAVCWVLAESLEAARLGAAAVEVEYAPLPALLTLAEAIAAESFQDYRPTVGRGDAAGALARAAHRFTGELELGGQEHFYLETHAALAQVDEAGQVFVQSSTQHPTETQEIVAHVLGLHSHEVTVQCLRMGGGFGGKEMQPHGLAAVAALGAVRTGRPVRVRLNRTQDITMTGKRHPFHATWEVGFDDAGHLLALRATLTSDGGWSLDLSEPVLTRALCHVDNAYFVPDVEVHGRIARTNKTSQTAFRGFGGPQGMLVIEDILGRCAPLLGLDPAELRRRNFYAPGQATPYGQPVRHAERLHAIWDLLAERADVARRRREIEAFNAAHPHLRRGLAMTPVKFGISFNLTAFNQAGALVHVYKDGSVLINHGGTEMGQGLHTKMRQVAATALGVPLAAIRLAPTRTDKVPNTSATAASSGADLNGGAVKDACEQVRDRLAEVAARRLGIHPDDVRFVDGRVTGIGFEDRDLAFADVVGDAYAQRVPLFAAGYYRTEGLHWDSARMQGEPFKYFAYGAAASEVEVDAFTGAYRLLRTDIVHDVGDSLSPLVDLGQIEGGFVQGTGWLTLEELRWDLADGPARGRLATQAASTYKLPSFSEMPEEFHVHLFERATESGVVYGSKAVGEPPLMLAFSVREALRAAVAAFGPAGRVVELGSPATPEVVFWALTAARQAADGARDGGAAGDGDGVVAEGGGHPGAVVACG